GGACGCTGGGATACTTGACCAGCAGCTTGCAAAAAAATCGGTCCAATTGGGCTTCGGGCAGCGGATAGGTGCCTTCCATCTCGAGCGGATTCTGGGTCGCCATGACAAAGAACGGCTCGGCCAACCGGTGGGTCGTTCCCGCGACCGTGACGCTGTGCTCCTGCATCGCTTCGAGCAGCGCCGACTGTGTCTTTGGAGTCGCACGATTGATCTCGTCGGCCAACAGCACGTTGGCAAATAACGGACCACGTTGGAACTCGAACCCTTTACGGCCGTCCGCCGATTCCACAATCACTTGAGTGCCAATCAAATCGGCAGGCATCAAATCAGGTGTGAATTGTATGCGGTGAAATTCAAGATGCAGCGCATCAGCCAACGTGCGCACGGTTAAGGTCTTGCCGAGCCCTGGGACCCCTTCGAGTAGTACGTGCCCACCAGCGATCAGCGAGATCAGCATGTCATCGAGGATCTCGTTCTGCCCCACGATCACCTTGGAGATCTCGGATTTCAGCAAGTGAAAATCACGACGAAAGTCGTCGAGTTGCTGTTTCAGTTGATCGTCGATGTTCATCGATGGTTCTCGCGGGGTGTGGGAGGTCATCTCGATTCTATCGGGAATCGTGACATGCTGCAGTTGCGTTGTGTTATTTTATAGGTTGCTCGACTCTCCGAGCCGACGGGGTTAAAGAGTCAGGCGGCGGGCCAAGTGGGCCAAGTGGGTCGGTAAGTCGGTGAGTCGGTGAGTCGGTGGTCAGTAGCTTAAGGTCTTCCACGCGCGATGTGTTTCGCCGCCGAAGAACACGGCCAGCTCTGACTGACTTAGTATATGTTTCGCAGTTGGCTCGGGCCTCCCTGCGACATTCCAACGAGTGGCGAAAGTTTCTATTCAAAGGTTACCAGATGAAGTCGATGAGCGGTTCGAACTGGTTTAGTTTGAGTTTACTCGTGCTCTGCACCACGATCACCTCACCAGGACGCGAGGTGGCCGCGGCACCGCAGAATGCGGCGGATTCTATTTCTGCCGACGCGGACGAACTCTCGGAAGACGAACTTCGCCAGATCAAAACAGCGGAAAGATTCCTGTTCATTTTGAAGCGGAATCCGCGGCGCGGGACGGCTCTTGATCGGGTATACGGGCACCACATCGAATTTGGCACCCTCGATGACTTGATCGATTCGCTTGCGATAGAGGCGACAGAGTCATCTGACGACGGTGCGGCGTGGATGTTGCTGGGGCTCTTTGAATCGCAACGCGGCAACGACGGTGCAGCAGTCGACGCCTTCAAGCACGCTGAATCGCTGCGGCCCGAAGATGCACTGGCACCTTATTACCTCGCGCAATCGCAACTGCGTATTGGCCAGTCCGTCGAGGCTGTCGCATCTATGGAGCGCGCGATCGATTGTCAACCTCCTCGTGCCGACCTGCTAGAAATCTACCAGCAACTTGGACGCGTCCATCAACGCGCCCAGCGCACCGATGAAGCGATGGAAGTGTGGCAACGATTGGAATCGCTGTTTCCGGAGGACCCACGTGTACTGGAACAGATCGCGGCAACGCTGGCCGATGAGGGACAGGCGGCCCAGGCGCTGCCGCGTTATGAAAAGCTGGCCACGCTCGTTAACGATGACTACCGACGTGTGGTCTACGAAGTCGCTGCCGCCGAGTTACGGATTAAATCAGGGAGGCGTGATGCTGGCATCGCCGAACTTGAACAGGTGATGTCGGACTTGAATCCGGATAGCTGGCTGTACCGGGATGTGCGCCGCCGCATCGACGACGTTTTTCTGCGATCGGGTGACCAAGATAACTTAGTGAAGTACTACGAACGGTGGCTCGAGACGCATCCAGATGACATTGACGGAATGTCGCGATTGGCTCGATTCCTGGCTTCGTCGGCGCGGATGCCGGAGGCGATGCAGTGGATGGAGAAGGCCCTTAAACTGGCGCCCTCACGCACCGACCTACGGAAATCGTTCATCGATCAATTGGTCAACGACCGTCAGTTTGACAAAGCGATCTCGCAGTATGAAACGCTTGTGGAAGCCGCGCCGGGGAACCCTGACTTTCTACGGGAGTGGGGCAAGTTAGTACTGCGAAATAAAGACATGCCGCAAGGAGAACGCCAGCAAGAAGCCGAGCGGATTTGGAATCGCATGCTAGCCGGCCACCGCGACGACGCGGTCACCGTCTCACAGGTGGCTGATCTGTATCGGCAGAACAACCTCAACCCGCAGGCCGAACGACTGTACCGCGAAGCGATTGAGCTGGCGCCGAACGACCCGCAGTATCGAGAATACTTGGGCGAGTTTCTCTTCATTCAAAAACGCCCCGAAGAAGCGTTGCAGGTTTGGGCGGGGATTGCGGCAGACGATCGAGCGACCGCGATCAACTTGACCCGGCTCGCTGAGGTGTACAACAGTTTTGGGTTTCCCGAAAAGGCAATTGCGGAAATCGCCGCGGCAGTCAAACTCGATCCAAAGAGTTTCAACCTGCAGATTCGGGCCGCCGACTATCACAGCCGCGCGGGGCGATTTGACGAAGCTCTCGCATACATTGATCAAGCCAAACAGCTCGCGTCGAGCGATGACGAGCATGAGGCGGTGGTAACGCAAAGGATCGAGGTTTTACAAACCAGCCAGCGGCTGGATGAGGAATCGGAGCGATTGGCGGCCGAGGTAAGTGGTAATTCAAAGTCGACTTCCGCAGATTGGTATCGTCTGGCACGTTATTACGAGGCGGCCCGGCGATGGCCGGATGCGACGGCAGCGATCGACACCGCGATTGAGCGCGACCCCAAATCCATCGTTGCGTTGACCGCTGCGGCGCGAATTGCTGAAACATCCGGTGATTATGGCCGTGCGGCAGAGACGAGCCGCAAACTCGCGGTAATTGATCGACGCTCGCGTGGCGATCACCTGATGAACGTGTCGCGTTTGGAAGCACAGCTCGGCCGTGCCGACGAGGCGCTAGCCGCCGCCAAGGAGTTGATCGTGTCGGCCCCCGGCAATACCGACCACTACGAGTTCTACGCCCAGATGTGTTTCCGCATGGGGAGATCCGATGATGGCCTCGAAGCATTGCGGAAAGCGGTTCGTATTAACCCCAACGAGCCACATCTGATCATGGCACTGGCGGCAGCCCTCGCTGATCAGTTGCGTACTGACGAAGCGATCGAAGTGTACTGGCGCGCGTTCGATAAATCCGATGAAGTGGAAGATAAAGTCAGTCTCACCATCAAACTGGCAAACCTCTATCAGCAGACAAATCAATTCGACAAATTGATCGAACGGTTTGAACGCGAACGTCGGGAGGACGACAAACGGCGAGAACTGACGATCTGCTTGGCCCAGGCCTGGCACACCACGGGCGATTTTGGTGCGGCACGGCAAGAACTCGAGAGCTTGCTCAGCGAAGACACCCGGGACACGAATCTCCTCAATCAGCTGGCCAAACTCTGCCAAGACGGTGCCGAACTCGATGCGGCGATCGGCTACCAACGCCAACTCGTCGCAATCGCGCCTGGCCACGAGACCGAGTTTCCCCTTGCCACGATGCTGATGTCCAACGGTCAAATCGACGAGGCGCGGGACATTTTCGTCAAGCTAACTCGGCGCGAAGAGGATCCCATCCGGCAAATCAAAGCAATCGACTCGTTGCTGCGACAGGGCAACAATGAAGCGGTGATTGACGTGATCGAACCGCTGTTGGCTCAGTCACGCGAAGATTGGGAACTTTTGTACCGCGAGGCCGTCGCGTGGGCGAACCTGGAAAAGACTGACGAAGCGAAGAACCGGTTTGACCGAATTCTGTCGCTCAGTTTGCCGTACGACTCCCTGGGCAGGTCGGCCGAGGCACAGTGGCAGCGAGACCAAGCGAAAGCGAAGTCCGACAATCTGAGAGGCGTGACTTCGGTAGCACCGCAGCGGCAGTCTCCGTTGGCAATGCGGACTTCAGCGGGGCAAGTCCGGCAGGCTGCGGGACTGATCGCCGACAATCGCTATTATCAACCTGGGCAGACGCCGCCGACCTGGACGCCTGACGTCTACGGCGTGGCCCGGATGGCTGCGATCGGATGGCTAGTGAAATTCGGACAGGATGCTGAACGTGGAACGGAAACCGACGAGGTCGAGGCAGATGCGACTTCCCACGATTCGATGCCAATTGTCGATCGCCTCTACGAAGCAGGTGACGCTGAGGACGCCCCTCGTAACGCCATCTACGACGCCGTTTATGCAGCATCGGTCACGGAAGACAGCAGGAAGCTATACGAGATCGCTCGAAGATTGGCGAAAGAGGGAGAGAGTGAGGGACAACGATTCTTCCTTGGATCGCTCTCGCTACGCGACGCGCAGCCTACCACGACTCGCCAGAACGCAGAGGGTACCAGCACTCCGCTCTCAGAAGATGATCTGCAGTTGGTTCGCGATTGCTACGCAGCGATTGAAGAAAAGAATAAAAATGTAGATCTGAGGGCGATCTATGGTGGCAACATTGCGTTTGGTACGAACGGGCAGGCCTATATATTGAGCGGTGGCAGCTACCAGATGTTGCCAGGCGTGTTCAAAGGAGAGGGAGCGTTCTTGAACACATTCGTTGGGGAACTTCGCCTAGCGGGTCACGACGGGGAGGCCAAGGAGTTGATCGATCAGCATTTGCAGGAGGCCGAGACCGCTGAGCAACTTGCTAGCGCGATTTCCTTGCTTATGAAAGAGGAGCGAGATGAGGAAGTCGTTGCGTACTTTGAGCGTTGGAAAATGGCGGCGCTGAAGCAGATTGCCGCCGCACCGGTCGAGGCTCCCTCGCGCCGTGGAAACCGCTCGGCAAGCGCTGGAAGCACCGCCAGCGCAAATGTGCTTTCAGCGGCAACCTATACGATCCAGCGGTGGATGGGTGAACTGGCTGCCGAGGAAGAAAACGCACGTCTCTTGACGATCTTAAATGCTGTACTCGATGTGTCGGTTGCCGAAGCAAAACATCGTCGGCTCGTGGATGCGCTCAACACGAGAAAACGCCAGGCCGCCAATAGCGCCTCCGTGAGCGGGCGGACGCAGATTGTTTATGGCAAGGAGACGAGTTATACCAATATCGCGTTTCCCCCGACGAGTCTGTATCTCGATCAGGCTACGCTGACGCTGTTACGGCAAGTCCATGAGAATCTTGTCAAGAACGATGTGGCGAGTGATCTCGTGGACGAATTGCGATCACGAGCGAGTGGCACCAGCGAGTCGCGATCCGATGAAGCATTGTGCAGTCAACTCTACCTCGCCGCGGCTTTATGGTGGGCAGATGACCAGGACGGGGCAATCGAGTCGATGGCCAAGGTCACCGAGGCATTGCCAGATGATCTGCCGATGCGATTCGATATGGCAGCGATGTATGAACAACGCGGCGATTTTGAGGATGCATTGACGTTGATTGAATCCGTGCAACCTCGCGATCAGCAGGTCCTCCAGCGCAAGGAGATCGCGGTACTGCAATTGGCTGAACGGATTGGCGATATCGATCGGGCCCGCACGGCGGCCGAACGCTTGTTTGGGCTGCGGTTAAGTCCTCAACTCCAGCTCAGCCTTGTCGAGCGAATGCGAAGACTGGGGTTGAGCGAAATGGCCGATGCGGTCATCTCACGAATTGAACGGACCAGTAGCAATCAAACGACCTCGATGGCGTCGTTGATGATGCTTTACCAGGGCCAAGGCAAAACGGACAAAGCGAACCAGGTAGCTCATATCCTGCTCCGCCGCACCACTTCGCCAATGTCGATTAACGCGAGATCGTCACGAAGTCCGTTGCAGTACAGCAGCAGTGAGAGCGGAGTGCGTACGCAAGCAATCAATGTGTTGCAGCGGTCGGGCGCGTTGAAAGAAGTCATCACGCAATTAGAGGAACAGTACAACCGCTCGCCTGACTCGGACAAGCTGGTCGAACAATTGCTCGAGTTCTACACCGTCACCGGCCGGAAAGACGCGGCATTGACGCTGGTGCAAGAGGCTGTCGAGCGACGCCCCAATTCACCGATGCTGCGTCTGCAGTTGGCCAAGCAATGGGAATCGGCGGGCAAACGAAGTGAAGCGTGCGACGAGTATCTTGCCGTGCTCCGATTGCAGCCCAACTGGGTCACGTCGGAACTCTACCAGATCGAGCGGGTATTCAGCCAAGCCAAACGCCGTGTCGAGTTGGTCAAAGCACTTAGCGAAATTGACCTGAAACAAGTCACGCAACCGTACTACCTCGCGCGAGCAGCGACGTCACTGTTGCAGGAGGGTGAGAACGTTGACGTTGCGATGGCGTTGCTGGAACGTGCGTTCGATGCGCTACCTCAATATCGTCAATACTTCGTTCAGAATTTCCGCGATCCCAAGCTGCTACAGAATCCCCGTGTCTACGCTTTCGCCAAAAAGATGGTAGTGCCGACGCCTCTGGACATCAAAGCCAATCGATGGACGGGGATGGATTCTATTTACTCCTATTCGGGCGATGGCAATGTCATCACCCACTTCGGCGAATTGTTAAACGGCCTGAAGTCGACTGACAAAATCGAGGATCTCCAAGAAACCATCCGAACGGCTACAGACGCGCATCCGGAATGGTTGGGCGGCCAAGCCATGCTCGCCTTGATTGAGCTGGCGACGGAGAAATCTGAAGCGGGACGCAAGCGTTTGAAGTCCATCGTTGATGATGAGAAAGTGATGAAGACGATTCCGGCGGAAACGTGTTGGATCATTGGCCAGGAACTCGATCAAGACGAGGAAACTCGAGCCCTGGCGTTGAACCTGTTTGAAATAGCAGTGAACAAGCCGCCTCAGAATCGCATGGACCAATTGCAGTATTCTCCCGTCGCGAAACTGGTCATCGCTTACGATGCAACTGGCCGCCGAGACGAGGCGCGAGAGCTATTGCTAAAACAGCTCGATGGTGACGGATCCGATATGTACGATCAGTCTTACGCATCCTACCAACGCCTCCAAAACATGCAGTGGGTGGGTGAACGCTTGCTGGGGATGGACTTCCCTGTTGACGCGATTCGGCTTTATCGTGAGACACTTGACGACACCGACGGGATGAAGGCAGCTGCTCAGTTCACCAGCCGCGGTGATCAGTTCAAGCAGCAGGCGGAAGCGGGCATCAAAAAGGCGCTTGCCGCGATGAAGCCAGAGAAGGCCGACGAGATGATCTCGCAGCTGTTGAAGATCCCAGAGGAAGTCAATCCGGATGCGGCGGCGATTGACTTGATGGTCGGCATTTCAGCAGCTGACGCGTCCACGATCAAACCAATGGATAGCGCCTACGTGGCGTTGTTGAGTCAATTGTCACAGGATCTGCAGACCGAAAACGCAATTGCGAGTCGATTTGATTCCCTGTCCAACCAGTATTCGCAAGATACCTCCCTTGCGATTGCGGTCGCTGATTGGAAGTTGCAGTCCGATCGAGACGATGCCCAAGCTGCCGTTGAGCGATTGGTTTCGATCGTTCAAAATCAGCCTCTCGAGCCAATCGCAGAAGGCCGACGTCCCAATTCCAGGCAGCGCCGCGAGGCAGCCGAGTTGGTACCGATCTGGCTCGTGGCGCGACAGTGCCTGGGCCGTGATGATCTGCGGGACGTTGGAGCCACACTCGCAGAGGTCGCGCTGTCCGCGGCTGAGCGTCAAGTTTCCTTTCAAGAACAGGCTGCCATCTTGTTCGAATGGGGCCAACGTCTCGCCGAGAAGGGCGATACCGAGGGCGGACGCCAGCGGTGGGAGCAGTTGCTCGACGCAGTGACCATTCGTCCTACACGCTCACAGAAAACGGGTGATAAGTCGGCTGACCCCGCGACAGCGTTCGTGCCGCCCTTAACGGTTTCCCAGTTTCGAGTTGCCAGCTTGATCGGGAAGGCCGCAGCGCGGCACGGGATGCCGCAGCTTTCTCGGAGGGCGGTCCAAGAATCTCTACGCGGTGGATTTCCCGTCGCTGACTTATCCGATGATAACTTAAGCACTTCGCAATCGGCAAGCTACGCTCGCGTCGTCACCAGCAGCGAGTCCGCTGCCAATCCGATGGAGGCCGAGGTCGTGGAATCTTTAAAAGAAATCGTCGGACTGTGGACGGGCGACGACTATCCACCGACCGAAACTTTCGACGTCCTGACCGCGATGGTATTGCCTGCCCATCGAGCCACTGAGATCATGATGTACGTCAACGCGGACGTGTTTGACGGCAATGCGAGTAGTTTGGCTGAACCCTTGGTTGCCAGTGCCGTCGCCTCTGACCAACTAGACGAATTGGTACGGCAACTCGATCAGCGAGCAGGCAATCCGGCCACGCGGGTCTCAGTGCCTGTGATGAAAACGCTGGTGGCGATCGCGCAAGATGAGCGTGAGGAGGCCAAGAAGAACCTCGATGAGCTTGCGGCGTTGTCCGCAGCGGGACTGCCAACAGCTGATGCAGGGGCTGCTTTCCTGGCAGCACTACGCGCATTCGATCACCGTGAGCTGAAATCGGCAGCGTTTCCGATCCTACGACGATCTCTCCAAGACCAGATGCAGCAGGCGTCTGGTAACGGAACATCGGAATTGAACCTCTCAGCGGCGCTGCCAAAGCTTGTCAACGAGTACCTCGCATCAACAGGCGATACAAAGTCGGTCAAGGAATACATCGAGACACTCTTGTCCAGCAGGCAGAGCTACTATAGTCGCTTCAGTGGCGACTACGGACTCTACCAACAATGGCGAGATCTAGCCGAGATCGCTAGCCAGACAGCGTCGCTGAATCTGCCGGATCTGACGCTCGATCTCATTGGCCGGGCCATGGATTTTGATGCCGAAAGTTTCTCGCGACCAGACTTGGCGATGCCGCTCTCTGCAGTTGCGACATCTCTGCGAACCGCCACCGCTCAGGAACGCTACCGAGCATGGAAGAAGTGGACGCTGCCCGACGAGGGTCGCCAGACGATTCGGTTCTTAACCGAGATTACCAGGCAACGTTATGTCCCACCTGTGTTCCGCACCGATGGCACAGAAGAGAATAACCTGTCGTCGCCGCGGTTGATGAGCAATTTCACGGAATTGGTCGGTGCGGCGATGGCCGCCGGTCAGCTTGAGGGCCTGCGTGGTGAGCTGGAATCGCTCGTGAAAGCAGAAATAGCCGACGCCGAGTCGCTGTTGGGACTGATTGCAGTTGCCATGGGTGACCAAGAGATCGCGATGGCAACCTACCAATCCTTGTCGAGTTCGATGAAGGAGCGTAGCAAGACGGTGAATACACGTCGCGGAACGCCGATGCTCTTCGGTGATTATCTCTTGCTTCAAGCTTGTCTAAGCTCGGAGGCAATGTCACCGGAGTTTGATGGTCGGTACGCCCAGGTGCGAGCTCAGTTGATCGACGCAAATCAAAGGGACCTCCTGGTTTTTTGGGCACGTGATTGGAATCACCGCAAGTCGTCATCGGCACCGAACGCAGGCGAAGATCTAAAGCTGGCGTACTGGATCTCATCATCGGCAGAAGGGGACAGTGGTACTAGCGAACCATGGTGGACGTCATACGAAAATCAATTGGTTCACCTCGACGGTATCGGCCATGATCGGTTGTTCCTGAAATTTCCCCTGACGGGCGATTTCACTCTTTCGATTGATCGATTCGACGAAAGTTGGGCGGAGTCGAGCATTGGATTCGGGGGGATCAATATTGGAACGGATAATCGCACCACGATCAGCTCCATGGTCGGGCATGAGTCATTCAGCCGGAATGAGTCGCTGAATCGATCCCGCCCAACCTTTGACACGGTCACATTCACGCGTAGGGATGGGGATTTGACCTATGCGATCAACGGACAGACTATCTACGAAGAGGAAGCGGCGACGACGAGCCCTTGGCTAACATTGTCAACGCTGGATGTTCGATCTGCTGCGATGCGAAATCTGCGCATTGCTGGTGAACCGATGATCCCACGCGAAGTCTCACTGATCGGAAAGGGGCGGCTGGACGGTTGGGATTGTTCTGCGTTCGGGGAGTCGCAACCACGGCACCGCTTGATGGCTGAAACTGTGGGAGACGAAAACTCAGCGATTGCATATTATCAGAAGCAGGAGCCGTCTGAATTTGATTGGACTGCTGCGGATGGAGTGCTGAAGGGACGCGCGATTCCTGCTGCGGGCGGGCCACCGCAACAGAGTTGGATTCAGTACGCGCGGCCCCTGGTCGATGGCGATCAAGTGTCGTACGAGTTCTTCTACGTGCCCGGGCAATCGGTGGCTCATCCCACGATTGGCGGTTTGGCGATGATGTTGTTAGGCGATGGAGTAGCGAGTCATTGGGTCACGGTACCGTCATGGGACGGCCCCACACCGCTGGCACCGGACAACTCAGTCATTGAGTCGGACTATCGACGCGGTCCGCAGGAACTCCCGCTCAAGCCCAACGCGTGGAATGCAGTGAACGTGCAGTTGAGTGAATCTGTTGTCCACGTTTCCATCAATGGGGAAATGGTGTTCGAGCGACCTATCGATCCGCAGCTGTCGACCCGGTTGGGTATCTTCCGTTACAAGAATCAAGCGACTCAGGTTCGCAACATGATACTCAGTGGCGACTGGCCGGAGCAGTGGAGTGAGGAGTTAGCGGCCAATATCACCGAGCTCGACCAAGCACCCTCCGACGCCCAGCGGAGCGAAATCGGTACGATGGTCGATGATGTGTCCATTGCATTGCTGGCTGGCGAGGTAGTGGAATTGGCGCGGGATCAAAGTCCCGAAGATGCTTTCCAAATGTTGAGATCATGGGTGCTGCCAAACCCCGATCACGCGAACACGCGGATGTACTTTTCGGTGGGTGAACCGAATGAGAGTGCCGTGCTCGCAAATGTGCTGTGTCCCGCCGTGGAACTGGTCCGCCTGGCCGATGAACTCGATCAACTTGATGAGTTGTCGGCAGAGATTGCGGAGCTAGCCAACGAGGACGGAGCCGGCCTCGACACCCACAATCAGATCGCTTTGAGCGGCTTGATTGTGCTGCGAAAGGGTGCCGAAGAGGGCGTGCGTTTAGCTTTGCAGCAGGCGTG
This genomic window from Allorhodopirellula heiligendammensis contains:
- a CDS encoding AAA family ATPase yields the protein MTSHTPREPSMNIDDQLKQQLDDFRRDFHLLKSEISKVIVGQNEILDDMLISLIAGGHVLLEGVPGLGKTLTVRTLADALHLEFHRIQFTPDLMPADLIGTQVIVESADGRKGFEFQRGPLFANVLLADEINRATPKTQSALLEAMQEHSVTVAGTTHRLAEPFFVMATQNPLEMEGTYPLPEAQLDRFFCKLLVKYPSVHDLESILDRTTESLQTQAQAVMTGERILEMSALSRLIPIAADVRRYGIAMVVATHPDHELAAESTKKYVRYGASPRGLQSLILGAKIRAILDNRYHVAREDLREMATPVLRHRLILNFEGQAEGISADDVISKIIADVAEDSLAVA
- a CDS encoding DUF1583 domain-containing protein, with product MKSMSGSNWFSLSLLVLCTTITSPGREVAAAPQNAADSISADADELSEDELRQIKTAERFLFILKRNPRRGTALDRVYGHHIEFGTLDDLIDSLAIEATESSDDGAAWMLLGLFESQRGNDGAAVDAFKHAESLRPEDALAPYYLAQSQLRIGQSVEAVASMERAIDCQPPRADLLEIYQQLGRVHQRAQRTDEAMEVWQRLESLFPEDPRVLEQIAATLADEGQAAQALPRYEKLATLVNDDYRRVVYEVAAAELRIKSGRRDAGIAELEQVMSDLNPDSWLYRDVRRRIDDVFLRSGDQDNLVKYYERWLETHPDDIDGMSRLARFLASSARMPEAMQWMEKALKLAPSRTDLRKSFIDQLVNDRQFDKAISQYETLVEAAPGNPDFLREWGKLVLRNKDMPQGERQQEAERIWNRMLAGHRDDAVTVSQVADLYRQNNLNPQAERLYREAIELAPNDPQYREYLGEFLFIQKRPEEALQVWAGIAADDRATAINLTRLAEVYNSFGFPEKAIAEIAAAVKLDPKSFNLQIRAADYHSRAGRFDEALAYIDQAKQLASSDDEHEAVVTQRIEVLQTSQRLDEESERLAAEVSGNSKSTSADWYRLARYYEAARRWPDATAAIDTAIERDPKSIVALTAAARIAETSGDYGRAAETSRKLAVIDRRSRGDHLMNVSRLEAQLGRADEALAAAKELIVSAPGNTDHYEFYAQMCFRMGRSDDGLEALRKAVRINPNEPHLIMALAAALADQLRTDEAIEVYWRAFDKSDEVEDKVSLTIKLANLYQQTNQFDKLIERFERERREDDKRRELTICLAQAWHTTGDFGAARQELESLLSEDTRDTNLLNQLAKLCQDGAELDAAIGYQRQLVAIAPGHETEFPLATMLMSNGQIDEARDIFVKLTRREEDPIRQIKAIDSLLRQGNNEAVIDVIEPLLAQSREDWELLYREAVAWANLEKTDEAKNRFDRILSLSLPYDSLGRSAEAQWQRDQAKAKSDNLRGVTSVAPQRQSPLAMRTSAGQVRQAAGLIADNRYYQPGQTPPTWTPDVYGVARMAAIGWLVKFGQDAERGTETDEVEADATSHDSMPIVDRLYEAGDAEDAPRNAIYDAVYAASVTEDSRKLYEIARRLAKEGESEGQRFFLGSLSLRDAQPTTTRQNAEGTSTPLSEDDLQLVRDCYAAIEEKNKNVDLRAIYGGNIAFGTNGQAYILSGGSYQMLPGVFKGEGAFLNTFVGELRLAGHDGEAKELIDQHLQEAETAEQLASAISLLMKEERDEEVVAYFERWKMAALKQIAAAPVEAPSRRGNRSASAGSTASANVLSAATYTIQRWMGELAAEEENARLLTILNAVLDVSVAEAKHRRLVDALNTRKRQAANSASVSGRTQIVYGKETSYTNIAFPPTSLYLDQATLTLLRQVHENLVKNDVASDLVDELRSRASGTSESRSDEALCSQLYLAAALWWADDQDGAIESMAKVTEALPDDLPMRFDMAAMYEQRGDFEDALTLIESVQPRDQQVLQRKEIAVLQLAERIGDIDRARTAAERLFGLRLSPQLQLSLVERMRRLGLSEMADAVISRIERTSSNQTTSMASLMMLYQGQGKTDKANQVAHILLRRTTSPMSINARSSRSPLQYSSSESGVRTQAINVLQRSGALKEVITQLEEQYNRSPDSDKLVEQLLEFYTVTGRKDAALTLVQEAVERRPNSPMLRLQLAKQWESAGKRSEACDEYLAVLRLQPNWVTSELYQIERVFSQAKRRVELVKALSEIDLKQVTQPYYLARAATSLLQEGENVDVAMALLERAFDALPQYRQYFVQNFRDPKLLQNPRVYAFAKKMVVPTPLDIKANRWTGMDSIYSYSGDGNVITHFGELLNGLKSTDKIEDLQETIRTATDAHPEWLGGQAMLALIELATEKSEAGRKRLKSIVDDEKVMKTIPAETCWIIGQELDQDEETRALALNLFEIAVNKPPQNRMDQLQYSPVAKLVIAYDATGRRDEARELLLKQLDGDGSDMYDQSYASYQRLQNMQWVGERLLGMDFPVDAIRLYRETLDDTDGMKAAAQFTSRGDQFKQQAEAGIKKALAAMKPEKADEMISQLLKIPEEVNPDAAAIDLMVGISAADASTIKPMDSAYVALLSQLSQDLQTENAIASRFDSLSNQYSQDTSLAIAVADWKLQSDRDDAQAAVERLVSIVQNQPLEPIAEGRRPNSRQRREAAELVPIWLVARQCLGRDDLRDVGATLAEVALSAAERQVSFQEQAAILFEWGQRLAEKGDTEGGRQRWEQLLDAVTIRPTRSQKTGDKSADPATAFVPPLTVSQFRVASLIGKAAARHGMPQLSRRAVQESLRGGFPVADLSDDNLSTSQSASYARVVTSSESAANPMEAEVVESLKEIVGLWTGDDYPPTETFDVLTAMVLPAHRATEIMMYVNADVFDGNASSLAEPLVASAVASDQLDELVRQLDQRAGNPATRVSVPVMKTLVAIAQDEREEAKKNLDELAALSAAGLPTADAGAAFLAALRAFDHRELKSAAFPILRRSLQDQMQQASGNGTSELNLSAALPKLVNEYLASTGDTKSVKEYIETLLSSRQSYYSRFSGDYGLYQQWRDLAEIASQTASLNLPDLTLDLIGRAMDFDAESFSRPDLAMPLSAVATSLRTATAQERYRAWKKWTLPDEGRQTIRFLTEITRQRYVPPVFRTDGTEENNLSSPRLMSNFTELVGAAMAAGQLEGLRGELESLVKAEIADAESLLGLIAVAMGDQEIAMATYQSLSSSMKERSKTVNTRRGTPMLFGDYLLLQACLSSEAMSPEFDGRYAQVRAQLIDANQRDLLVFWARDWNHRKSSSAPNAGEDLKLAYWISSSAEGDSGTSEPWWTSYENQLVHLDGIGHDRLFLKFPLTGDFTLSIDRFDESWAESSIGFGGINIGTDNRTTISSMVGHESFSRNESLNRSRPTFDTVTFTRRDGDLTYAINGQTIYEEEAATTSPWLTLSTLDVRSAAMRNLRIAGEPMIPREVSLIGKGRLDGWDCSAFGESQPRHRLMAETVGDENSAIAYYQKQEPSEFDWTAADGVLKGRAIPAAGGPPQQSWIQYARPLVDGDQVSYEFFYVPGQSVAHPTIGGLAMMLLGDGVASHWVTVPSWDGPTPLAPDNSVIESDYRRGPQELPLKPNAWNAVNVQLSESVVHVSINGEMVFERPIDPQLSTRLGIFRYKNQATQVRNMILSGDWPEQWSEELAANITELDQAPSDAQRSEIGTMVDDVSIALLAGEVVELARDQSPEDAFQMLRSWVLPNPDHANTRMYFSVGEPNESAVLANVLCPAVELVRLADELDQLDELSAEIAELANEDGAGLDTHNQIALSGLIVLRKGAEEGVRLALQQAWRLLRDHATDEWTSRARAAEFVLAWQAAHEQKYRTAALDIVRELRFAERDGKRKSGDDTFSRYVHALYGDIELLQKYPAPERAKLAGEGLNQWQATTYTGPADRWKGYRPSTWRGAQGTVQHFPSETWSQLFFQSPLQGEFTVEAEHSNFGHEEVSIAYSEHAAQPSYDLHGVKVYTVMHGSKTVGDDVALPHWDHRAKTRFEVDGNKITTFSNGVKIHEEQFNSPANPWLMLQVNWPSDYATISDLRITGTPEIPDEIDLIDINNLSGWRADIYGGWHSTDRASGAPWIRDGDEIVGKPPVNTQATDVEGLIQYQRPMFEDGVIELEYWYEPGVFEVHPALGPEAFQISPEGIRRHLLTAGQYELGRLTADNKAEIEGAAASVPLREKDWNQVRLQLAGDRLTITVNDTEVASVDVESPSSERHFGLFRYVNRTKCRVRNVIYRGQWPKTLPKVDDQDLAAPTGGAFRLEGKATTLSTLAEMKSAGFQVLGPADRTIDSPNGVNMSLHDSEGYSSLPGVIRRRVIEGDFQVTADYADLTMTPVKQGWGIATGLRVQMNDPEQSVFELQLSLDEQDRLTCRARTAHNFPDPQEKYYGGFSVHEALPSGRLRMIRRDGQMHCLIASPDSEDFRWLAAFPIGSAAIRTVEFGCKCSDSACTAEVTLEQLSLIDEK